Proteins from a single region of Candidatus Poribacteria bacterium:
- a CDS encoding AMP-binding protein, with protein MSIIDFFRGKVLFVTGGTAFLGQPMVAKILTALPDVEKIYLLIRSRTDTAGKHTSAQERLENELLTSDVFASLRHLHGANFNAWAKQKLTSVEGELTHERLGFNDLEYQQLQDEVEVCINIAGLVQFDPPFDDSLWGNALAARHVVNFAKGCRDAVFLHVSTAYVCGDNPGRVPEELPLPYPQYAAQHREKTGMAIPETLSEEIEGLLALSAAIRAETDSPENLARFHQEAEQERKGAGSRKGFEVQIEELKAEWLENRLIEEGLRHARSRGWNDTYTYMKFLAEQVVMELRGELPTAIVRPSIIESSFDEPEPGWLGGFRMSEPLIVGFGKGRLPDFPADPDIVLDIVPVDFVVNAMLAAAEATARRGGIEVYHVATGTQNPLYFRDIFEATYEYFTEYPMLEGGKPIPVPIWKYPSLEEFQRKLDSRMRLADLAIWTLGKLPMRAAKRKRRQLALKQSGIKTLLHYIRIYAPYTRTNFEFETEKTRRLYEALSPTEQQRFNFDVSRIHWKRYFQEIHIPGIKRHVLKIEESGAADDMEESASTKPRKTGSQDESEESAASPEWINPKTIVDLIKIQASRIPDRIALQMANEGGWEEYTYAEAYALSRQVAWQLWKSGLRKDDRVVLVSENQPEWCIAYLAAVQIGAVVVPLDAQTPAHEISAIAEFTTAKSILASESVIEKFGAALSTSEVLLQNINKNCEIVGTDRTEDDASAPEIPADFPNIEVSPDTVASIIFTMGTTVEAKGAMLTHGGFISNVQAVAKALPPTDTERILSALPLYHALSFSCSLLMALYSGTTAIYVNALRPTTLLKTMREAKTTAFIGVPRLFQMLQGTIERQAAREDTQGETLAEKAQSVMGGQIRVLVSGGASLSDAIYDGFQKFGMTLYQGYGMTETAPVLSVNPYLKSKRGSVGPAVEGVELKIENSDSEGIGEIIAKGPSTMLGYYRNPDATEKAIRDGWLYTGDLGYMDADGYLYLTGHCKDIIVPASGKNIYPVELETLYRNNPAISEICVVGIPYEDGSDTAIHAVIVPTASDETTRTEIQNHLQAQAKQLPSYQQFHKSHLWNDPLPKTEDGSIDKECLRRSLETHIRAIEEFQSVEETDKLTTASTGIPEEILTTLARLARMPAHQIQQESRLDTDLGLDSLTRLDLLLVLESRLGGTIPDALLANLETVGDVVKLIETFPTRAAAETEGFHEDKKPELRQVPRWYARAFRSVITGIYRNYFSLECYGLEHIPQGKPYIIMPNHTSHLDTLTVISALGTKAYQLWTLAARDYWFATRLQGWFARTCLNALPIEREGNFAEFLQDLRAANEVMAKNNGLLIFPEGTRSLNGELQPFKQGVLSLLIYGPDVPVIPTYIDGTYHALPKGRNLPKKHPVRIVFGEPLTFPRERCESQTETSIDPNKYQEFLELAQNRVAELGATLKG; from the coding sequence ATGTCAATAATTGATTTTTTTCGGGGGAAAGTTCTGTTCGTTACCGGTGGCACCGCATTTTTGGGGCAACCGATGGTCGCGAAAATTTTGACCGCACTTCCCGATGTTGAAAAAATTTATCTGCTCATCCGAAGTCGCACGGATACTGCTGGGAAACACACTTCTGCTCAGGAACGCTTAGAAAATGAACTTCTCACCTCAGACGTTTTCGCCTCCCTCCGGCACTTGCATGGTGCAAATTTTAATGCATGGGCGAAGCAGAAACTGACTTCTGTTGAGGGTGAACTCACCCATGAACGCCTCGGATTCAATGATCTTGAGTATCAACAACTTCAGGACGAAGTCGAGGTCTGTATTAACATCGCTGGGCTCGTGCAATTTGATCCACCTTTTGATGATTCTCTGTGGGGAAATGCGCTCGCTGCCAGACACGTCGTCAACTTCGCAAAAGGTTGTCGGGATGCCGTGTTTCTCCATGTTTCGACGGCATACGTGTGTGGTGACAATCCGGGGCGAGTTCCAGAAGAGCTGCCGCTGCCATATCCACAGTACGCGGCGCAACATCGGGAAAAGACCGGAATGGCGATTCCAGAAACGCTCTCCGAGGAAATCGAAGGGCTGCTTGCTCTGAGTGCTGCGATCCGTGCTGAAACCGACTCACCCGAAAATCTGGCGCGCTTTCATCAGGAAGCGGAACAGGAAAGAAAAGGAGCGGGATCGCGTAAAGGATTTGAGGTACAAATTGAAGAATTGAAGGCGGAATGGCTTGAGAACCGCTTGATTGAGGAAGGGCTGAGACACGCACGTTCACGCGGATGGAACGATACCTACACCTATATGAAATTCCTCGCCGAGCAGGTGGTTATGGAATTGCGGGGTGAGCTACCAACTGCTATTGTACGCCCCTCAATCATCGAAAGCAGTTTTGATGAACCTGAACCCGGTTGGCTCGGTGGGTTTCGGATGTCCGAACCTCTGATTGTCGGTTTTGGAAAGGGACGGCTGCCCGATTTCCCCGCCGATCCAGACATAGTTCTTGATATTGTTCCCGTTGATTTTGTTGTGAATGCTATGCTGGCAGCTGCCGAAGCAACAGCAAGACGTGGTGGTATTGAGGTATATCACGTCGCGACGGGAACACAGAATCCTCTCTATTTTAGGGATATTTTTGAGGCGACTTACGAGTATTTCACTGAATACCCGATGTTGGAAGGTGGGAAACCTATTCCTGTACCGATCTGGAAATATCCGAGTTTAGAGGAGTTTCAACGGAAATTAGATAGCCGAATGCGTTTGGCGGATCTTGCCATTTGGACGCTCGGTAAACTTCCAATGCGCGCTGCGAAGCGGAAGCGTCGTCAGCTTGCCCTTAAACAGAGCGGTATCAAGACACTCCTGCATTACATCAGAATCTACGCGCCTTACACGCGAACTAACTTTGAATTTGAAACGGAGAAGACGCGCAGACTTTACGAGGCACTTTCACCGACAGAACAGCAACGTTTTAACTTCGATGTCTCGAGGATCCACTGGAAGCGGTATTTTCAAGAGATTCACATTCCCGGTATCAAACGGCATGTGTTGAAAATTGAGGAGAGCGGCGCAGCGGACGATATGGAGGAGTCTGCCTCTACAAAACCGAGGAAGACGGGTTCGCAAGATGAATCGGAGGAGTCTGCTGCGTCCCCTGAATGGATCAACCCGAAAACAATCGTAGATCTTATTAAGATACAGGCATCCCGCATTCCAGATAGAATTGCACTGCAGATGGCAAACGAGGGGGGGTGGGAAGAATACACATACGCAGAGGCCTATGCGTTGTCGCGTCAAGTCGCTTGGCAGCTATGGAAGAGCGGTTTACGTAAGGATGACCGGGTGGTCCTTGTCTCTGAAAACCAGCCTGAATGGTGCATTGCCTATCTTGCTGCTGTCCAGATTGGTGCGGTTGTCGTGCCACTTGACGCGCAAACACCTGCCCACGAAATTTCAGCAATCGCTGAGTTTACCACTGCGAAATCAATTTTAGCGTCTGAAAGCGTAATAGAAAAATTCGGCGCGGCGTTATCAACGTCGGAAGTACTTCTACAGAACATCAATAAGAACTGCGAGATTGTGGGTACTGACCGGACAGAGGATGATGCCTCAGCTCCTGAGATTCCAGCCGATTTCCCGAATATAGAGGTTTCTCCAGACACCGTTGCATCAATTATCTTCACTATGGGTACTACTGTGGAGGCAAAAGGGGCGATGCTCACGCACGGTGGTTTTATATCTAACGTACAAGCAGTAGCGAAAGCACTCCCGCCAACAGATACAGAGCGCATCCTGTCAGCACTTCCACTGTATCATGCCTTGAGTTTTTCATGCAGTCTGTTGATGGCACTTTACAGTGGTACAACAGCAATCTATGTCAATGCGCTCCGCCCTACAACGCTTTTAAAGACAATGCGTGAGGCGAAGACGACTGCCTTTATCGGTGTCCCACGCCTTTTTCAGATGCTCCAAGGCACGATTGAACGGCAAGCGGCGAGAGAAGACACACAGGGTGAGACATTGGCGGAAAAAGCACAGAGTGTCATGGGTGGGCAAATTCGTGTCCTCGTAAGCGGTGGTGCCTCGCTCTCTGATGCGATTTACGACGGATTTCAAAAGTTCGGAATGACCCTCTACCAAGGCTATGGGATGACAGAAACAGCACCTGTGCTGAGTGTCAATCCGTATCTAAAAAGCAAACGCGGATCCGTGGGACCAGCAGTGGAAGGTGTGGAACTTAAGATTGAAAATTCGGACAGTGAGGGCATCGGCGAAATCATAGCTAAGGGACCGAGTACGATGCTGGGCTACTATCGCAACCCTGATGCCACAGAGAAGGCTATCCGCGATGGATGGCTCTATACAGGCGATTTGGGGTATATGGACGCGGATGGTTATCTCTATCTTACTGGGCATTGTAAGGACATTATTGTTCCTGCTTCTGGAAAAAACATCTATCCTGTCGAACTGGAAACACTCTATCGGAATAACCCAGCTATTTCCGAAATATGTGTCGTAGGTATTCCATACGAAGATGGGTCGGATACGGCTATCCACGCTGTAATTGTGCCAACAGCGTCCGATGAAACAACAAGGACGGAGATTCAAAACCACCTCCAAGCACAGGCGAAGCAGTTGCCGAGTTACCAGCAATTTCACAAATCCCATCTGTGGAACGATCCTCTCCCAAAAACTGAAGACGGTAGTATAGACAAGGAGTGTTTAAGGCGCAGTTTGGAAACACATATTAGGGCTATAGAGGAATTTCAGAGCGTTGAAGAAACCGATAAACTTACCACAGCAAGCACAGGTATACCTGAAGAAATCCTCACAACCCTTGCTCGGTTGGCACGCATGCCCGCACACCAGATTCAGCAGGAAAGTCGTTTGGATACCGATCTGGGGCTTGACTCACTTACACGACTTGACCTGTTGTTAGTCCTTGAATCCAGACTCGGTGGAACAATTCCAGATGCGCTTCTCGCCAATTTGGAGACCGTTGGCGATGTCGTTAAGTTAATTGAGACCTTTCCCACAAGAGCTGCGGCGGAAACAGAGGGCTTCCATGAAGACAAGAAACCGGAACTTAGACAGGTGCCGCGGTGGTATGCGCGCGCCTTCCGCTCCGTGATTACCGGTATCTATAGGAATTATTTTTCGTTGGAGTGCTATGGACTTGAGCATATCCCACAAGGTAAACCGTACATTATTATGCCGAATCACACCAGCCATCTTGATACGCTGACAGTGATTTCTGCGCTCGGAACGAAGGCATATCAACTCTGGACACTCGCCGCGCGGGATTATTGGTTTGCTACCCGCCTCCAAGGTTGGTTTGCTCGAACCTGTCTGAACGCACTTCCGATAGAGCGGGAAGGCAATTTCGCCGAATTCCTACAAGACCTCCGGGCAGCGAATGAAGTGATGGCGAAAAATAACGGCTTGCTGATCTTTCCTGAGGGGACACGCTCGCTTAATGGTGAACTTCAGCCTTTCAAGCAAGGGGTGCTTAGCTTGCTCATCTACGGTCCAGATGTTCCGGTTATACCGACTTACATTGATGGGACCTATCACGCATTGCCGAAGGGGCGGAACTTGCCCAAGAAACACCCGGTTCGTATCGTTTTTGGAGAGCCGCTTACTTTTCCACGCGAGCGTTGCGAAAGCCAAACCGAAACATCAATTGACCCCAACAAATACCAAGAATTTTTGGAATTGGCACAAAACCGCGTCGCGGAACTTGGGGCAACGCTGAAAGGGTAA
- a CDS encoding HAD-IB family hydrolase translates to MSDPNPKKTVAFFDVDGTLLKSTIVHYYIWIRSAQIPFLLKHLWLIGFLPKIVYYLILDRVSRPRFNQVFYRNYRGMNVEQIKGLSAEMFEAYLRPKIFSEAVSQVQEHKEQGTVVVLVTGSLDFIVQPIADYLTVDFVLAPRLREEDGKFTGELTTDPLIGEEKAKAIQTYAEQHEISLEESYAYGDSQSDLPMLECVGNPVVVNPGKALREKALKSGWEMHEWL, encoded by the coding sequence ATGTCGGATCCCAACCCGAAAAAGACAGTCGCGTTTTTTGATGTAGATGGCACCCTGTTGAAATCCACGATCGTGCATTACTACATCTGGATCCGCTCTGCACAGATTCCGTTCCTTCTAAAACACTTGTGGCTCATCGGTTTCCTCCCGAAGATTGTTTATTACCTCATTTTGGATAGGGTAAGTCGCCCGCGTTTTAATCAGGTATTTTATCGCAACTATCGTGGGATGAATGTTGAACAAATTAAAGGGTTGTCTGCCGAAATGTTTGAGGCTTACCTTCGCCCCAAAATTTTCTCTGAGGCGGTATCGCAAGTTCAGGAACACAAGGAGCAAGGCACAGTTGTGGTTCTCGTAACTGGATCGCTTGATTTTATCGTCCAACCGATTGCGGACTATCTCACTGTTGATTTTGTCCTGGCACCGCGACTTCGAGAAGAAGATGGGAAATTCACAGGTGAACTGACAACCGATCCACTCATCGGGGAGGAGAAGGCGAAAGCGATCCAAACTTATGCGGAGCAGCACGAAATTTCGCTGGAGGAGAGTTATGCTTACGGCGATAGTCAATCCGATCTGCCTATGTTGGAATGCGTTGGAAATCCGGTCGTCGTGAATCCAGGAAAAGCACTCCGTGAGAAAGCACTTAAATCTGGTTGGGAGATGCACGAATGGCTATAA
- a CDS encoding type II toxin-antitoxin system death-on-curing family toxin → MRYLTIAEILEVAEGHVGTYHLLDENRLHYVVEAVSGTFGDTELYPTLSQKAAVYAHHIITGHIFLDGNKRTGLHCAILFLEFNGCTLRLDLDDSIIELGFKIADGSITDIEDIADRIQSWIL, encoded by the coding sequence ATGAGATATTTGACAATTGCAGAGATTTTGGAGGTTGCCGAGGGACATGTCGGGACTTATCATTTACTGGATGAAAACCGTTTACACTATGTGGTCGAAGCAGTTAGTGGAACGTTTGGTGACACAGAACTGTATCCCACTTTGTCGCAGAAAGCCGCTGTATACGCCCATCACATTATCACGGGACATATATTTTTAGATGGGAACAAACGTACCGGTTTACACTGCGCGATCCTGTTTTTAGAATTTAACGGTTGTACCCTGCGACTTGACCTTGATGATTCGATTATTGAACTCGGTTTTAAGATCGCCGATGGATCCATCACCGATATTGAGGACATCGCCGATCGTATACAGTCATGGATTCTGTAA
- a CDS encoding tetratricopeptide repeat protein, protein MQKPNQELINKYYTRGIASSEKGEVKLAIEEYTEAIALDPKFAEAYYQRGLAYAKNGELDKAIEDYTTAIELKPDYADAYYSRSKAWLRLGKQDEAKADMQTASNIGINSSTALDETLRNYARAWKTLGNV, encoded by the coding sequence ATGCAAAAACCGAATCAAGAACTTATCAATAAATATTACACGCGCGGTATAGCCTCCAGCGAAAAAGGCGAGGTTAAACTTGCGATTGAGGAATACACCGAGGCGATAGCACTGGATCCGAAGTTTGCCGAGGCGTATTATCAGCGCGGGCTTGCTTACGCTAAAAATGGCGAACTTGACAAAGCCATTGAGGACTATACCACAGCAATAGAACTCAAACCCGACTATGCCGATGCATACTACAGTCGCAGCAAGGCTTGGTTACGCCTTGGAAAGCAAGACGAAGCGAAAGCAGACATGCAAACCGCTAGCAACATCGGGATAAACAGCAGCACTGCTTTAGATGAAACCCTACGTAACTATGCCCGTGCATGGAAAACCCTCGGTAATGTATGA
- a CDS encoding DUF3368 domain-containing protein, whose protein sequence is MPIQPVISNNSPLVGLLGLNLFSLLRDLYTEVWIPRKVEKEFLRKDPIVRQEALENAPWIKTVDLTDPQTASVHAELDDGEAEAVALANEHDARLVLLDEKKGRQKAEKIGLTVKGIAGILLEAKEEGLIDVIKPFLIRLQDNGVYLSESLINNALRDAGEAD, encoded by the coding sequence ATGCCGATACAACCAGTGATTAGCAATAATAGTCCGCTTGTTGGACTGCTCGGGCTCAATCTTTTTTCTCTATTGCGGGACCTTTATACAGAGGTATGGATTCCACGAAAAGTTGAAAAGGAGTTTCTCAGAAAGGATCCAATAGTCCGCCAGGAGGCACTCGAAAATGCCCCCTGGATTAAGACTGTTGATTTAACGGATCCCCAAACCGCTTCGGTTCATGCGGAACTTGATGATGGCGAAGCCGAGGCGGTGGCTCTTGCTAATGAACATGACGCACGTCTCGTTCTTCTTGATGAAAAGAAGGGAAGACAGAAGGCGGAAAAAATCGGATTAACGGTTAAGGGAATAGCAGGCATTTTACTTGAGGCAAAGGAAGAAGGCTTGATTGATGTCATCAAGCCGTTTTTAATTCGGTTGCAGGATAACGGAGTGTACCTAAGCGAATCGCTCATCAATAACGCTCTGCGAGACGCAGGTGAGGCAGATTAG
- a CDS encoding tetratricopeptide repeat protein → MTKKHSQKRAEVYYKHRFAQWKKADYERAIVDFTKAIEHNSEDVFAYTNRGVAYYNKGRFYRTVDDFSKVISLTPDDPFAYYVRGFAYRSLLVFEKAIQDFSTAIRLKPDAAADAYTERGVTYHSKGDPDKAIEDYNAAIALDPGFAETWTERGKAYCDKGEIDKAIENYNKAIELNPEFAEPYTYRGLIYNQQGELDKAIADHSKAIACNPEFAEAYLNRGQAYYAKGEVDKAIENYGEAIELNPELVEAYTHRGNAYRAKAELDSAIADYTEALKLRPKIAEFYYTRGEAWLLVKGWEEAKTDLTAALLQDVDVAAAFHNTHENIDAFEEKIGSRLPKEIVELLTLRSEPFEIDKDARIALGMKYYGNDELSSGLAAKLAGVSREEFWYLMGDYGLSLFGDEEEYAQSGS, encoded by the coding sequence ATGACAAAAAAACACAGTCAGAAACGTGCCGAGGTGTATTACAAACACCGGTTCGCTCAATGGAAAAAAGCGGATTATGAGCGTGCCATTGTAGACTTTACCAAAGCGATAGAACACAATTCAGAAGATGTTTTTGCCTATACGAATCGGGGCGTAGCTTATTACAACAAGGGCAGGTTTTACCGCACAGTTGATGACTTTAGCAAAGTGATAAGTCTCACGCCGGACGATCCATTTGCCTATTATGTCCGCGGGTTCGCTTACCGGAGCCTCCTTGTTTTTGAGAAAGCCATCCAAGACTTTAGCACTGCGATACGTCTCAAACCTGATGCGGCTGCCGATGCCTATACCGAGCGCGGTGTAACCTATCACAGCAAAGGTGATCCAGACAAGGCAATTGAAGACTATAACGCTGCGATCGCACTGGATCCAGGGTTTGCAGAAACTTGGACGGAACGCGGTAAAGCTTACTGTGATAAAGGTGAGATTGATAAGGCAATTGAAAATTACAACAAGGCAATTGAACTCAACCCTGAATTCGCTGAGCCTTATACCTACCGCGGTCTTATCTACAATCAACAAGGCGAATTAGACAAGGCGATTGCAGATCACAGTAAAGCAATTGCCTGCAACCCAGAATTTGCCGAAGCATACCTCAATCGCGGGCAGGCTTACTACGCTAAAGGCGAAGTGGACAAGGCGATTGAAAATTACGGCGAAGCCATAGAACTCAATCCAGAACTTGTGGAGGCATACACGCATCGAGGCAACGCCTATCGCGCTAAAGCAGAGTTAGACAGCGCAATTGCGGATTATACTGAGGCACTAAAACTCAGGCCAAAGATTGCTGAATTCTATTACACACGGGGTGAAGCATGGTTGCTTGTGAAAGGTTGGGAAGAAGCGAAGACTGACCTGACAGCTGCACTTCTACAAGACGTGGATGTCGCCGCTGCGTTTCATAATACCCACGAGAACATTGATGCCTTTGAAGAGAAGATCGGGAGTCGTTTGCCGAAAGAAATTGTAGAGTTATTGACACTGCGGAGCGAACCGTTTGAAATTGATAAAGATGCGCGGATCGCGTTAGGAATGAAGTACTACGGAAACGACGAGCTCAGCAGCGGCCTTGCCGCAAAACTTGCAGGAGTATCACGAGAAGAATTCTGGTATTTGATGGGGGATTACGGACTCTCACTGTTTGGTGATGAGGAAGAGTACGCCCAGAGTGGATCTTAA
- a CDS encoding type II toxin-antitoxin system HicA family toxin, which translates to MRYREVARKLTTLGCQERKRRGGGSHRKWFNPNTQRVTVVPDWGSRDLKFGTIRTVVRQLGIDWQDFQNA; encoded by the coding sequence GTGAGATATAGAGAAGTTGCCCGAAAGTTAACGACTCTTGGGTGTCAAGAGCGTAAGAGAAGAGGCGGTGGATCACACCGGAAATGGTTTAATCCCAATACCCAACGAGTTACTGTTGTTCCGGATTGGGGTAGTCGTGACCTGAAATTCGGAACGATTCGTACCGTTGTTCGGCAGTTGGGAATTGATTGGCAAGATTTTCAAAACGCTTAG
- a CDS encoding type II toxin-antitoxin system HicB family antitoxin has product MEYKIPLLLTPQPEGGYTVTSPLLPELVTEGDSLGEALENVQDAFAAVLELYQEMGRSLPENTQISDAKGPVWLETLVSAS; this is encoded by the coding sequence ATGGAATATAAAATACCACTCCTTTTGACACCTCAACCTGAAGGTGGATATACAGTGACTTCTCCACTGTTGCCTGAGTTAGTGACCGAAGGTGATTCGTTAGGTGAAGCATTAGAAAACGTCCAAGATGCCTTTGCTGCAGTCCTCGAATTATATCAAGAGATGGGACGCTCATTACCAGAGAATACTCAGATTTCTGACGCAAAGGGCCCCGTGTGGCTGGAAACGCTGGTATCTGCCTCGTGA
- a CDS encoding tetratricopeptide repeat protein has product MKLKPDLVEAYVNRGATYAEKGDYDRAIKDFSKALKLNPNFAEAYTNRGAAYQRKGDYDRSIEDHNTAIKLKPDYILAYYNRGVSHAEKSDYDSAIKDYSVTIKLNPNDAQAYNNRGAAYYNQGKLELAIRDYNKTIKLDPDFADAYYNRGEVQLYLQEWKKAKDDLRTTQDMGINIIDAFHNDHKNIEDFEERNDFKLPANIAAMLAKQ; this is encoded by the coding sequence ATAAAACTAAAACCTGATCTTGTTGAAGCCTATGTTAATCGTGGTGCGACCTACGCAGAAAAAGGAGATTATGATCGCGCCATCAAAGACTTTAGTAAAGCACTAAAACTAAATCCCAATTTCGCTGAAGCCTATACTAACCGCGGTGCTGCTTACCAACGAAAAGGGGATTATGACCGTTCTATTGAAGACCACAACACAGCTATAAAACTAAAACCTGACTATATCCTAGCCTATTACAATCGCGGTGTATCTCATGCAGAAAAAAGCGATTACGATAGTGCTATCAAAGATTACAGTGTGACTATTAAACTAAATCCTAATGATGCCCAAGCCTATAATAATCGTGGTGCCGCCTACTATAACCAAGGAAAATTGGAACTTGCTATTAGAGATTATAATAAAACTATAAAGTTAGATCCTGATTTTGCCGACGCCTATTACAATCGTGGAGAAGTGCAATTATACTTACAAGAATGGAAAAAAGCGAAAGATGATCTGAGGACTACCCAGGATATGGGCATAAACATTATCGATGCATTCCATAACGACCACAAGAATATTGAAGACTTTGAGGAAAGAAACGATTTTAAGTTACCGGCAAACATTGCTGCAATGCTAGCGAAGCAATAG
- a CDS encoding toll/interleukin-1 receptor domain-containing protein, translated as MEPIFISYVHENKKLVDKLYQELTARGIDVWRDVQNLKPGGFWKEDIRKGAFFIACFSKEYSEHDETYMIQQ; from the coding sequence ATGGAACCAATTTTTATTTCTTATGTTCATGAGAATAAGAAATTAGTTGATAAGCTCTATCAAGAACTCACAGCGCGCGGCATCGATGTCTGGCGAGACGTACAGAATCTTAAGCCTGGCGGTTTCTGGAAAGAAGATATTCGGAAAGGTGCTTTTTTCATTGCGTGTTTCTCTAAAGAATACAGCGAGCATGATGAGACATACATGATACAGCAATAA